Proteins encoded by one window of Bacillus sp. DTU_2020_1000418_1_SI_GHA_SEK_038:
- a CDS encoding DHH family phosphoesterase, which translates to MPSYLEKRSIRYPIYGLMGITVVLLIILAYYNWIFGLIGLLLAVLPFYYLFKIDYLQRKETEEYISTLSYRVKKVGEEALMEMPIGIMLINDDYYIEWTNPFMASCFDEDTLVGRSLYDVADLLVPLIKQEVETEVITLHDRKLRVILKLEERLLYFFDVTEQTEIEKLYQEERTVISIIFLDNYDELTQGMEDQARSSLNNIVTSILNKWATDNGVFLKRVSSDRFIAVFNEHILQYLEKGKFSILDDIREITAKRNLPLTLSIGVGTGVSSLPELGVLAQSSLDLALGRGGDQVAIKQTNGKVKFYGGKTNPVEKRTRVRARVIAHALKELITESDQVIIMGHRNPDMDAIGAAIGIRKIAQMNQREGYIVINPQDIDTGIQRLMTEINKNESLYSKFITPAQALEMATDDTLLVIVDTHKPSMVIEEKLIQKIDHVVVIDHHRRAEEFIHNPLLVYMEPYASSTAELVTELLEYQPKYGKIDMLEATALLAGITVDTKSFSLRTGSRTFDAASYLRSQGADTVLVQKFLKEDVNTYIKRAKLIENVYFYREGIAIAKGQPDEEIHQVLIAQTADTLLTMDGVLASFVISKRSENIVGVSARSLGDINVQVIMESLDGGGHLTNAATQLTDHSLDEVEVRLHAAINEYLEGRKKE; encoded by the coding sequence ATGCCGTCATATTTAGAAAAGCGCTCCATTCGCTATCCAATCTATGGATTGATGGGCATAACAGTGGTGCTTCTTATTATATTAGCGTATTATAACTGGATTTTTGGCCTGATCGGACTTCTTCTTGCTGTCCTCCCCTTTTATTACCTATTTAAAATAGATTATCTGCAAAGGAAGGAAACAGAAGAATACATATCCACTTTATCTTACCGGGTAAAAAAGGTAGGCGAAGAGGCCTTAATGGAAATGCCAATTGGGATTATGCTCATTAATGATGATTATTACATTGAATGGACCAATCCTTTTATGGCCTCATGCTTTGATGAAGATACGTTAGTAGGAAGATCGCTTTATGATGTAGCAGATTTGCTGGTCCCATTGATCAAACAGGAAGTGGAAACTGAAGTAATTACGCTTCATGACCGTAAGCTTCGTGTTATTCTGAAATTGGAAGAGCGCTTGCTTTACTTTTTTGATGTAACAGAACAAACAGAAATTGAAAAATTATATCAGGAAGAAAGAACCGTTATCTCGATTATCTTTTTAGATAATTATGATGAACTAACCCAAGGAATGGAAGATCAAGCGAGAAGCAGCCTTAATAATATCGTGACCTCCATTTTGAACAAATGGGCAACAGATAATGGTGTCTTCTTAAAAAGGGTATCTTCCGATCGATTTATTGCAGTCTTTAATGAACATATTCTTCAGTATCTTGAAAAAGGGAAATTTTCGATTCTAGATGATATTAGAGAAATTACGGCAAAGAGAAATCTGCCATTAACATTAAGTATCGGAGTGGGAACGGGTGTCTCATCCTTGCCTGAGCTAGGTGTTCTTGCCCAGTCTAGTCTTGACTTAGCCCTTGGTCGTGGTGGAGATCAGGTGGCCATAAAGCAGACGAACGGAAAGGTTAAGTTCTATGGCGGGAAAACGAATCCGGTTGAAAAACGGACAAGGGTCCGTGCACGTGTTATTGCCCATGCTCTCAAGGAGTTAATCACTGAGAGTGATCAGGTGATTATAATGGGGCATAGGAACCCGGATATGGATGCTATTGGTGCAGCCATTGGTATTCGAAAAATTGCTCAGATGAACCAGCGTGAGGGGTATATCGTCATTAACCCTCAAGATATCGATACCGGGATTCAAAGGCTTATGACAGAAATTAATAAAAACGAATCCTTGTATTCTAAATTTATTACCCCTGCACAGGCATTAGAAATGGCAACAGACGATACGTTGTTAGTTATTGTCGATACTCATAAGCCTTCGATGGTTATTGAGGAAAAACTTATTCAGAAAATAGACCATGTTGTCGTCATCGATCACCATCGCCGGGCAGAAGAGTTCATTCATAATCCGCTGCTTGTTTATATGGAACCTTATGCTTCTTCGACTGCTGAGCTAGTGACCGAACTTCTTGAATACCAGCCGAAATATGGAAAAATTGATATGCTTGAGGCAACCGCCTTACTAGCTGGAATTACTGTTGATACGAAGAGCTTCAGTCTAAGAACCGGCTCAAGGACCTTTGATGCGGCCTCCTATTTGCGCTCTCAGGGAGCTGATACCGTTCTCGTGCAGAAATTCCTTAAGGAAGATGTTAATACTTATATTAAACGAGCAAAATTAATCGAAAATGTGTATTTTTACCGTGAAGGCATTGCGATTGCAAAGGGACAACCTGATGAGGAGATCCATCAAGTGTTAATTGCACAGACAGCTGATACATTGTTGACAATGGACGGCGTTCTTGCTTCTTTTGTTATTTCTAAGCGATCTGAAAACATAGTAGGAGTAAGCGCAAGGTCTCTAGGGGATATCAATGTTCAAGTCATCATGGAAAGCCTTGATGGCGGGGGGCATTTAACGAATGCGGCAACTCAGCTGACAGATCATTCGCTAGATGAAGTAGAAGTACGGTTACATGCCGCCATTAATGAATATTTGGAAGGGAGAAAAAAGGAATGA
- a CDS encoding YybS family protein: MKNVHKLTEGAVLLAAYAVLILITMYIPVLGVISNLFLAVPFILFGAKNTRMFTFVFFVAAVLISLIVGTLLAVPLTLTYGLTGIVIGQLIKEKKNRTVSFMAASLVFLATVLIQYAVAVVFFKINFIKESIGVLRESIDGSRSMLETIGQGSSEKVIEQFEASLNLLDTLTPSLFVLIALFGVLLIELVSFPIVKRFGVEVDRWRPFREIVLPKSILWYYLLTMLASFALNPEEGTYWYMALMNIGFLLQMLMVLQGLSLISYFCYKRGISKAVPIFAVVFTFIIPIFLSIVRILGIIDLGFDLRKRLEKSK, encoded by the coding sequence ATGAAAAATGTACATAAGCTGACTGAAGGGGCTGTTTTATTAGCTGCTTATGCCGTACTTATATTAATTACTATGTATATTCCGGTTCTTGGTGTAATCAGCAATCTGTTTTTGGCAGTGCCCTTTATTCTTTTTGGGGCGAAAAACACACGCATGTTTACGTTTGTTTTCTTTGTAGCTGCTGTTCTAATCTCTCTGATTGTAGGAACGCTGCTTGCGGTTCCTCTTACGCTCACCTATGGTTTGACAGGCATTGTGATTGGGCAGTTGATTAAGGAGAAGAAAAACAGAACGGTTTCCTTTATGGCTGCTTCTTTAGTATTTCTTGCAACAGTATTAATCCAATATGCGGTTGCAGTCGTTTTTTTCAAAATAAACTTTATCAAAGAATCCATTGGTGTGTTAAGGGAATCTATTGATGGGTCACGAAGCATGCTAGAAACGATTGGGCAGGGCTCTAGTGAGAAAGTAATAGAGCAGTTTGAAGCATCGCTAAATTTGCTTGATACTTTAACACCAAGTTTATTTGTATTAATTGCGCTATTTGGGGTTTTACTAATAGAGCTAGTCTCTTTTCCCATCGTTAAGCGATTTGGAGTAGAGGTAGACCGCTGGAGGCCCTTTAGAGAGATTGTCCTTCCAAAAAGTATTCTATGGTATTATTTATTAACGATGTTGGCCTCCTTTGCCCTAAATCCTGAAGAAGGCACATATTGGTATATGGCGTTAATGAATATTGGATTTCTGCTTCAAATGTTAATGGTTCTTCAAGGTCTATCACTTATCTCTTATTTTTGTTATAAAAGGGGTATTTCAAAGGCGGTCCCTATTTTTGCCGTGGTCTTTACATTCATCATTCCAATTTTTCTTTCTATTGTAAGGATATTAGGTATAATTGACTTAGGGTTTGATTTAAGAAAAAGATTAGAAAAGAGTAAATAA
- the rpsR gene encoding 30S ribosomal protein S18 translates to MGGRRGGRAKRRKVCFFTANGITHIDYKDVDLLKKFISERGKILPRRVTGTNAKYQRKLTVAIKRARQMALLPYVSGE, encoded by the coding sequence ATGGGAGGACGTAGAGGCGGACGTGCAAAGCGTCGTAAAGTTTGCTTCTTTACTGCAAACGGAATCACTCACATCGATTACAAAGATGTAGATCTTCTTAAAAAATTCATTTCTGAGCGCGGTAAAATTTTACCTCGTCGTGTAACTGGTACAAACGCTAAATACCAACGTAAATTAACAGTTGCGATTAAGCGTGCACGCCAAATGGCATTACTGCCATACGTTTCAGGTGAATAA
- the ssb gene encoding single-stranded DNA-binding protein — translation MMNRVVLVGRLTKDPDLRYTPNGVAVASFTLAVNRAFTNQQGEREADFINCVVWRKAAENVANFLKKGSLAGVDGRIQTRSFDGQDGKRVYITEVLAESVQFLEPRNSSRGENANYGAPREQDFPFGNNNNQNQQQQYNRNNQGYTRVDNDPFANDGGQIDISDDDLPF, via the coding sequence ATGATGAACCGCGTTGTTCTTGTTGGACGTTTGACAAAGGATCCTGATTTACGATATACCCCAAATGGTGTAGCGGTTGCTTCATTCACTCTTGCTGTAAACCGTGCGTTTACGAATCAACAAGGTGAAAGAGAAGCTGACTTCATCAACTGTGTTGTTTGGAGAAAAGCTGCTGAAAACGTAGCGAATTTCTTGAAAAAGGGCAGTCTTGCCGGAGTAGATGGAAGAATTCAGACTCGCAGCTTTGATGGTCAGGATGGAAAGCGTGTATATATTACAGAGGTATTGGCTGAAAGTGTTCAATTCCTTGAGCCTCGGAATAGCTCCAGAGGTGAAAATGCTAATTATGGCGCACCTAGAGAACAGGATTTCCCATTTGGAAATAACAACAATCAGAATCAACAACAGCAATACAACAGAAATAATCAAGGATATACGAGGGTAGATAACGATCCATTTGCAAATGACGGTGGACAAATCGATATTTCAGATGACGATCTGCCATTCTAA
- the rpsF gene encoding 30S ribosomal protein S6, with the protein MRKYEIMYIIRPNIEDEAKKALVERFNSILTDNGAELTEAKDWGKRRLAYEINDFRDGFYQLIHVNAEAPAVDEFSRLAKISEDIIRHIVVKNEK; encoded by the coding sequence ATGAGAAAGTACGAAATTATGTACATCATCCGCCCAAATATTGAAGATGAAGCTAAAAAGGCTCTAGTTGAGCGTTTTAACTCAATCTTAACTGATAATGGTGCGGAATTGACTGAAGCAAAGGATTGGGGTAAGCGCCGTCTAGCTTACGAAATCAATGATTTCCGCGATGGTTTCTACCAATTGATCCATGTTAATGCTGAGGCTCCAGCTGTTGACGAGTTCTCTCGTTTAGCGAAGATCAGCGAAGACATTATCCGTCATATCGTTGTTAAAAATGAGAAGTAA
- the ychF gene encoding redox-regulated ATPase YchF, which produces MALTAGIVGLPNVGKSTLFNAITQAGAESANYPFCTIDPNVGIVEVPDYRLNKLTELVQPKKTVPTTFEFTDIAGIVKGASKGEGLGNKFLSHIREVDAICQVVRCFADDNITHVAGKVDPISDIETINLELILADLESVEKRIARVGKMARQKDKESMFEMEILEKLKEAFEADKPARTVEFTEEQLKVAKGLHLLTIKPVLYVANVGEDDVSDPNANEYVQQVKEFAQNDNAEVIVICAKIESEIAELEGEEKEMFLQELGIEESGLDQLIRSAYHLLGLATYFTAGVQEVRAWTFKKGMKAPQCAGVIHSDFERGFIRAETVSYDDLLAAGNMVAAREAGKVRLEGKEYIVQDGDVIHFRFNV; this is translated from the coding sequence ATGGCTTTAACAGCTGGTATTGTAGGCTTGCCGAATGTTGGAAAGTCGACATTATTTAATGCGATTACCCAAGCGGGAGCAGAATCGGCGAACTACCCGTTTTGTACGATTGATCCGAATGTTGGAATTGTTGAGGTTCCAGATTATCGTTTAAATAAATTGACAGAGCTTGTTCAACCGAAGAAAACCGTTCCAACAACGTTTGAATTTACGGATATTGCTGGGATTGTTAAAGGGGCGAGCAAAGGTGAAGGACTAGGAAACAAATTCCTGTCACATATCCGCGAAGTAGATGCCATTTGTCAGGTAGTCCGCTGTTTTGCGGATGATAATATTACTCACGTTGCAGGAAAAGTTGACCCGATTTCTGACATTGAAACGATTAACCTGGAGTTAATTTTGGCGGATCTTGAGTCTGTTGAAAAGCGGATTGCCAGAGTTGGAAAAATGGCGAGACAAAAAGATAAAGAATCAATGTTTGAAATGGAGATTCTTGAGAAATTAAAAGAGGCTTTCGAAGCAGACAAGCCTGCTCGAACAGTAGAATTCACTGAAGAGCAATTGAAAGTTGCGAAAGGGCTTCATCTTTTAACAATCAAGCCGGTTTTATATGTAGCAAACGTTGGAGAAGACGATGTGTCAGATCCGAATGCTAATGAATATGTCCAGCAGGTAAAAGAGTTTGCCCAAAATGATAACGCGGAAGTAATTGTCATTTGTGCAAAAATTGAATCGGAAATTGCTGAGCTAGAAGGGGAAGAAAAGGAAATGTTCCTTCAAGAGCTTGGAATTGAGGAATCAGGACTGGATCAACTAATTCGCTCGGCATACCACCTTCTTGGACTAGCTACTTATTTTACAGCTGGTGTACAGGAAGTGCGTGCTTGGACATTCAAAAAAGGCATGAAAGCTCCACAATGCGCAGGCGTTATCCATTCTGACTTTGAACGAGGCTTTATTCGTGCGGAAACGGTTTCCTATGATGATTTATTAGCTGCGGGAAATATGGTTGCGGCACGTGAGGCTGGGAAGGTTCGCCTTGAAGGAAAAGAATATATTGTTCAAGACGGAGATGTCATCCACTTCCGTTTTAACGTATAA
- a CDS encoding DUF951 domain-containing protein → MVEQKEFNLNDVVEMKKQHPCGTNRWKIIRMGADIRIKCEGCSHSVLIPRREFARKMKKILVKHEE, encoded by the coding sequence ATGGTGGAACAAAAGGAATTCAATTTAAATGATGTCGTGGAGATGAAAAAACAACATCCATGTGGAACAAATCGCTGGAAAATCATTCGAATGGGAGCCGATATCCGGATTAAATGTGAAGGCTGCTCTCATAGTGTTTTAATACCAAGAAGGGAATTTGCAAGGAAGATGAAGAAAATCCTTGTGAAGCATGAAGAATAG
- a CDS encoding mechanosensitive ion channel family protein: MDHLRTFIYKKIDVFSNEETWEAIGNGALKILFIIILTSLFIKIGKAVILKIFKLRTRSSLIRISERREATLVKLLVNILTYVAFFIALMMILETMTIDVKALLAGAGIVGLAVGFGAQNLVRDIITGFFIIFEDQFSVGDYIQIDQFMGTVEEIGLRTTKIKSWTGEVHILPNGSINQVTNFSINNSVAFVDVNIAYESDINKAEKVLQELLEKLPEKYEDMVKPPEILGVQTLDVSNLTIRVTSETLPMRHFYIARQLRKEIKQCLEENGIDVPFPRLVMYSRNEEELKKTKDGMGG, encoded by the coding sequence TTGGACCACCTAAGGACATTTATTTATAAAAAAATCGACGTTTTTTCAAACGAGGAGACCTGGGAAGCAATTGGAAATGGGGCTCTTAAAATTTTATTTATTATTATTTTGACGAGTCTTTTTATTAAAATAGGAAAGGCTGTCATTTTAAAAATATTTAAACTTAGGACGCGCAGTTCGCTTATCCGAATTTCGGAAAGGCGTGAAGCTACATTAGTAAAGCTACTAGTCAATATTCTTACATACGTGGCATTTTTCATTGCTTTAATGATGATATTGGAAACCATGACTATCGATGTAAAGGCCTTGTTAGCTGGAGCAGGAATTGTTGGATTGGCTGTTGGATTTGGAGCACAAAACCTTGTTCGGGATATTATTACAGGATTCTTTATCATCTTTGAGGATCAATTTTCGGTAGGGGATTATATTCAGATTGATCAATTTATGGGGACTGTTGAGGAAATTGGGCTGAGAACAACTAAAATTAAAAGCTGGACAGGCGAAGTCCACATCCTGCCTAATGGGAGTATTAACCAGGTAACAAACTTTTCAATCAATAATAGTGTGGCCTTTGTGGATGTAAACATTGCTTATGAAAGTGATATTAATAAAGCTGAGAAGGTTCTGCAGGAGCTGCTGGAGAAGCTGCCAGAAAAGTATGAGGATATGGTGAAACCGCCTGAAATTCTCGGAGTGCAAACATTAGATGTTTCCAATCTCACAATCAGAGTCACATCTGAAACATTGCCCATGAGGCATTTCTATATAGCACGGCAATTAAGGAAGGAAATTAAACAATGCCTTGAGGAGAATGGAATTGATGTGCCGTTTCCTCGACTTGTCATGTATTCGAGAAATGAAGAAGAGTTAAAGAAAACAAAAGATGGAATGGGGGGCTAA
- the yyaC gene encoding spore protease YyaC: MDFRPQLFEKKANAERIVHDEANAAHQLALQINQLLPTGFRNRPIVFVCIGTDRSTGDSLGPLVGTLLEEKRMPSFFVYGTLENPIHAVNMADKLAEIQKNHFNPFIIGIDACLGRLKSVGVIQIGEGPVKPGAGVNKELPEVGNMHITGIVNVSGFMEFFVLQNTRLHLVMNMAKTIANGIYKANLLYKPERTISRFDLDPEQEQIREAETP; this comes from the coding sequence ATGGATTTTAGACCTCAGCTTTTTGAAAAAAAAGCAAATGCGGAAAGAATAGTGCATGATGAAGCGAATGCCGCCCATCAGTTAGCCTTGCAAATAAATCAATTATTGCCAACTGGTTTTAGAAACCGGCCTATTGTATTTGTCTGTATCGGGACTGACCGATCAACAGGAGACTCATTAGGTCCACTCGTTGGAACACTTCTAGAAGAAAAAAGAATGCCCTCCTTTTTCGTGTACGGAACTTTAGAAAATCCCATTCATGCTGTAAATATGGCCGACAAGCTGGCCGAAATTCAAAAAAACCACTTTAATCCTTTTATTATTGGCATTGATGCTTGCTTAGGGCGTTTAAAAAGTGTAGGTGTGATTCAAATTGGAGAGGGCCCTGTGAAGCCAGGTGCTGGTGTCAATAAAGAACTGCCCGAAGTAGGAAATATGCATATTACAGGAATTGTCAATGTGAGCGGTTTTATGGAGTTCTTTGTCCTGCAGAATACGAGGCTCCACCTTGTGATGAATATGGCGAAAACCATTGCGAACGGAATTTACAAAGCAAACTTACTTTACAAGCCAGAACGAACCATATCCAGATTTGACTTAGACCCAGAACAAGAACAAATTAGAGAAGCGGAAACGCCTTGA
- a CDS encoding DUF554 domain-containing protein, with product MFLLGTIVNGLLIIIGTLLGKMLNRIPENMKGTVMHAIGLAVMVLGLQMALKGENFLVVIISLVFGAVLGEYFALENKLNALGDWLERKIGSNGQGSISQGFVTATLIFVIGAMAIIGALDSGIRGDHDVLYTKSIIDGFTALILTTTLGIGVLFSAIPVMVYQGLIALFATQIDQFVPPVLMDSFIKEMTATGGVMIFAIGLNLAGILKIRVANLLPGIAVVGIIVTIIYFYQLYF from the coding sequence ATGTTTCTACTTGGTACGATCGTAAATGGATTATTGATTATTATTGGTACCCTTTTAGGGAAAATGCTCAATCGAATTCCTGAAAATATGAAAGGAACTGTCATGCATGCCATTGGTTTGGCTGTCATGGTATTAGGTCTGCAAATGGCCCTAAAGGGAGAGAATTTCCTAGTCGTTATTATCAGCCTAGTCTTTGGGGCAGTTCTAGGTGAATATTTCGCTTTAGAGAATAAGCTTAATGCTCTTGGTGATTGGCTGGAAAGGAAGATTGGCTCGAATGGGCAGGGGAGCATTTCACAAGGTTTTGTAACTGCTACACTTATATTTGTGATCGGCGCGATGGCAATTATTGGTGCATTGGACAGCGGGATTAGAGGCGATCATGATGTGCTTTACACAAAATCAATTATTGATGGTTTTACTGCGTTGATATTAACGACTACCCTCGGAATTGGCGTTCTATTTTCGGCTATTCCTGTTATGGTTTACCAAGGACTTATTGCTCTATTTGCTACGCAGATCGATCAATTTGTACCACCGGTTCTTATGGATAGCTTTATCAAAGAAATGACTGCAACTGGTGGAGTGATGATTTTTGCCATTGGTTTAAATCTTGCGGGCATATTAAAAATCCGTGTAGCAAATCTCCTTCCGGGAATTGCTGTTGTCGGTATAATTGTGACAATCATTTATTTTTACCAATTATATTTTTAA
- a CDS encoding ParB/RepB/Spo0J family partition protein: MAKGLGKGLNAFFSNMETKEESVREINLKELRPNPYQPRKIFEKEAIEELTQSIIEHGILQPIIARKSLKGYEIVVGERRYRAAKAAKLETVPVVVRELNEQQMMELAVLENLQREDLTPIEEGAAYQLLMEKLKITQEELAKRLGKSRPHIANHIRLLSLPPKIQAWISEGKITMGHGRALLGLRNKEKLMVLVEKTIKDNLNVRQLEQLIQQLNNVSRETKQPIPKKDVFIKEQESFLRERFGTTVNIKQTNNKGKIEIEFFSKEDLDRILELLETNK; encoded by the coding sequence ATGGCTAAAGGTTTAGGGAAGGGGCTTAATGCTTTTTTTTCCAACATGGAGACCAAAGAGGAATCAGTTAGGGAAATTAATTTAAAAGAGCTGCGTCCTAATCCTTATCAACCTCGTAAAATATTTGAGAAGGAAGCAATTGAAGAATTAACCCAGTCGATTATAGAGCATGGTATTTTGCAGCCAATTATCGCGCGGAAAAGCTTAAAGGGCTATGAAATTGTTGTTGGGGAAAGACGATATCGCGCAGCAAAAGCGGCAAAATTAGAAACGGTTCCAGTAGTCGTAAGAGAATTAAATGAACAGCAGATGATGGAATTAGCCGTATTAGAAAATCTGCAGCGCGAAGATTTAACACCAATTGAAGAAGGTGCTGCCTACCAGCTTCTAATGGAAAAATTAAAAATTACCCAAGAAGAATTGGCAAAGCGTCTCGGAAAAAGCCGCCCACATATTGCGAACCATATTCGGTTGCTGTCCTTGCCTCCAAAAATCCAGGCATGGATCTCCGAAGGGAAAATCACAATGGGCCATGGACGTGCCTTATTAGGGCTAAGAAATAAAGAGAAGCTGATGGTTTTAGTCGAGAAAACGATTAAGGATAACTTAAATGTTCGACAGTTAGAACAGTTAATTCAGCAGCTCAATAATGTTTCACGTGAAACAAAACAGCCTATACCTAAAAAGGATGTCTTTATTAAAGAACAAGAATCCTTCTTACGAGAGAGATTTGGAACAACCGTTAATATTAAACAGACAAACAATAAAGGAAAAATAGAAATAGAGTTCTTTTCTAAGGAAGATTTGGATCGGATTTTAGAACTATTGGAAACGAATAAATAA
- a CDS encoding AAA family ATPase, which produces MGKVIAIANQKGGVGKTTTSVNLGACLAYIGKKVLLVDIDPQGNATSGVGIEKADVDQCIYDVLVDDVEAAKVIRPTSVENLYAIPATIQLAGAEIELVPTISREVRLKRALEEVKENFDYIIIDCPPSLGLLTLNSLTASDAVIIPVQCEYYALEGLSQLLNTVRLVQKHLNHDLKIEGVLLTMLDARTNLGIQVIEEVKKYFQDKVYQTIIPRNIRLSEAPSHGEPIITYDPKSRGAEVYLDLAKEVVSNG; this is translated from the coding sequence GTGGGCAAAGTCATCGCAATTGCAAACCAAAAAGGAGGAGTAGGGAAAACGACTACTTCCGTGAATCTTGGTGCCTGTTTAGCATACATAGGAAAAAAGGTTTTGCTAGTAGATATTGATCCTCAAGGGAACGCAACGAGCGGGGTAGGAATAGAGAAAGCTGATGTCGATCAATGTATTTATGATGTGTTAGTAGATGATGTTGAAGCAGCGAAGGTTATTCGCCCGACTTCTGTTGAAAATTTATATGCGATCCCCGCAACGATACAGCTAGCTGGTGCAGAAATTGAATTAGTGCCAACGATTTCAAGAGAGGTACGTTTAAAACGCGCCTTGGAGGAAGTTAAAGAGAACTTTGATTACATTATTATTGATTGTCCGCCATCTCTTGGCTTATTAACACTAAATTCATTAACAGCATCTGATGCTGTCATCATTCCAGTTCAATGTGAATACTACGCTCTTGAAGGGCTAAGCCAGCTTTTGAACACTGTCCGCCTCGTTCAGAAGCATTTAAATCATGATTTAAAAATTGAAGGCGTATTACTGACGATGCTGGATGCGAGAACAAATTTGGGCATTCAAGTTATTGAAGAGGTAAAGAAATATTTTCAGGATAAAGTCTATCAAACGATCATTCCTCGAAATATACGCCTTAGTGAAGCGCCGAGTCATGGCGAACCAATTATTACTTATGATCCTAAATCTCGTGGTGCAGAGGTGTATTTAGATTTAGCAAAGGAAGTGGTTTCGAATGGCTAA
- the noc gene encoding nucleoid occlusion protein has product MKHSFSRFFGLGEKGEQVEIEKQEELDVEKIGEYEEIKKIPINHIVPNRFQPRTVFDEERIEELSRTIHTHGIIQPIVVREFENGQFEIIAGERRWRAMKKLGWEEVPAIIKNLNDTETASVALIENLQREELSPIEEAIAYGKLLELHNLTQEALAQRLGKGQSTVANKLRLLKLPQEVQDALLCKAITERHARSLIPLKDPEKQVKLLEEIIEKSLNVKQTEDRVVRLLEQNNPKPKPKRKAFSKDMRIAVNTIRQSLSMVSESGINLDSHEEEFDEFYQITIKIPKKK; this is encoded by the coding sequence ATGAAGCATTCTTTTTCACGCTTTTTTGGCCTAGGCGAAAAGGGAGAACAAGTTGAAATAGAAAAACAAGAAGAATTAGATGTTGAGAAGATTGGGGAATATGAAGAAATTAAGAAAATCCCCATAAATCATATTGTTCCTAACCGTTTTCAGCCAAGAACGGTATTTGATGAGGAAAGAATTGAAGAACTGTCACGAACCATTCATACTCACGGCATCATTCAGCCAATTGTCGTTCGGGAATTTGAGAATGGACAGTTTGAAATTATTGCAGGTGAGCGCAGATGGCGAGCCATGAAGAAGCTTGGCTGGGAGGAAGTTCCTGCCATCATCAAAAATTTAAATGATACAGAAACAGCTTCTGTCGCCTTAATTGAAAATCTGCAGAGAGAAGAATTATCTCCAATTGAAGAAGCAATAGCATACGGGAAGCTATTGGAGTTACATAATTTAACCCAGGAAGCGTTAGCTCAGCGCTTAGGGAAAGGGCAATCAACCGTTGCAAATAAGCTTCGGCTATTAAAGCTGCCTCAAGAGGTGCAGGACGCTTTATTATGTAAAGCAATTACTGAGCGTCATGCCAGATCACTTATCCCGCTTAAGGATCCAGAGAAGCAAGTGAAGCTTCTAGAGGAAATCATTGAAAAAAGCCTAAATGTAAAGCAAACGGAAGACCGGGTTGTCCGCCTCTTAGAACAAAATAACCCGAAGCCCAAGCCTAAAAGAAAAGCGTTTAGCAAGGATATGAGAATTGCTGTAAATACAATCCGTCAATCCTTATCCATGGTTTCAGAAAGCGGTATTAACCTTGACTCGCATGAAGAGGAATTTGATGAATTCTATCAAATAACCATTAAAATTCCAAAAAAGAAGTAA